The following are encoded in a window of Carya illinoinensis cultivar Pawnee chromosome 15, C.illinoinensisPawnee_v1, whole genome shotgun sequence genomic DNA:
- the LOC122296561 gene encoding disease resistance protein RPV1-like isoform X5 produces MAFQLGASSSSLPSSPSIHPKNHDVFLSFRGKDVRHKFISHLNRALRQSGIKTYMDGVNLERGEQISSEVFKAIEESRISIIVFSKNYAESKWCLDELLKILECKKTFKQIVLPIFYEIKPSDVRDQKGGLGQAFTKLGKKIKDDIKLLEYWKEALEEVAKLSGLEYTAFGDDESEFIQKYIIGWINSRIVNQTPLSVAMYPVGIDCRKRDIYQHLSIERNDIIRIVGIFGTGGIGKTTISKDIYNQIYSQFEGSCFLSNIREISKQAGGLIQLQNTLLFDILGTSLDVRDTDKGINVIKHRLCSKRVLLILDDVDEVVQIEKLVGDRSWFGLGSRIIVTTRDQQLLKISEVDSEYELKLLGDNEALRLFSLHAFKKDEPFDEYVDLAKQIIQYAKGLPLALAVLGSDLKGKSTHQWKSALNKYKNIPNRNIQKVCLVSYEGLDNNEKEMFLDIACFFKGKPLPDIMNIFDSCGFFPNDGIDRLKDKCLITIEGGFVWMHDLLQDMGREIVRLESPNEPGQRSRLFFHEDVRHVLEESMYQGTNKVAGMIIEMPKGEEVISLNSEAFVQMKRLRVLINRNASFSSGPNYLSNELRVLDWFEYPLQSLPPNFHGNKLIIFKMRGGFIRELSFIKFKNMTIMKFSDCDFLTKVPDVSSIPNLKELIAKRCTNLVEVHNSIGSLEYLCKLNFFGCSNLEIFPISLKLRSLRSLDLGHCSSFRSFPEVGCEMKSLTRLILSSTAVEELPLSIGNLTKLDELFLHGCKNLKRLPINIILQLQHFESLGIFGGCTNRVKKMGYDGQSILAIGSTTMEDEISWNEEKLQELEPPTNSSNGSNALQVLNRQNCFQSESNFFPISSFFTMFDSSTTLTYLDLSGSEFVSLPTSIKGFVALIELDLRDCTKLEEILELPPNIELVDAKGCNSLERFPEVSRILEFNGSHIKSLQGIVLNGCDKMHEKIWNYKVPNPSLWKGVCVSPDWGVIQMFWKIIEIMRDRIGVP; encoded by the exons ATGGCCTTTCAATTAGgagcttcttcatcttctttacCATCATCTCCTTCCATCCATCCAAAGAATCATGATGTATTCTTGAGCTTTAGAGGTAAAGATGTTCGCCACAAGTTTATTTCTCATCTAAACCGAGCTTTACGTCAAAGTGGAATCAAGACTTATATGGATGGTGTCAACCTTGAGAGAGGAGAGCAAATTTCATCAGAAGTTTTTAAAGCTATTGAAGAGTCAAGAATTTCGATCATtgtattttctaaaaattatgCAGAATCCAAATGGTGCTTAGACGAGCTATTGAAGATTCTTGAATGCAAAAAAACATTCAAACAAATTGTTTTACCGATATTCTATGAGATAAAACCATCAGACGTACGAGATCAAAAAGGAGGCCTTGGACAAGCATTCACTAAACTTGGAAAGAAAATCAAGGATGACATAAAGTTGCTGGAGTATTGGAAGGAAGCTTTAGAAGAAGTAGCCAAATTGTCTGGGTTGGAATATACAGCGTTCGG ggaTGATGAGTCAGAATTTATCCAAAAGTACATCATTGGGTGGATCAACTCAAGAATAGTAAACCAAACACCTCTAAGCGTTGCCATGTATCCAGTTGGGATAGATTGTCGTAAACGAGACATTTATCAGCATCTAAGTATTGAAAGGAATGATATTATACGTATTGTAGGGATATTCGGAACTGGTGGAATTGGTAAGACAACTATTTCAAAAGATATTTATAACCAGATTTACTCTCAATTTGAAGGAAGTTGTTTCTTGAGTAATATTAgagaaatttcaaaacaagcAGGAGGTCTGATTCAGCTGCAAAATACCCTTCTTTTTGATATTTTAGGAACAAGTTTGGATGTTCGTGATACTGACAAAGGAATCAATGTGATTAAGCACAGACTTTGCTCTAAAAGGGTTCTactaattcttgatgatgtggatgagGTTGtccaaattgaaaaattagtTGGAGATCGTAGTTGGTTTGGTTTGGGAAGTAGAATTATCGTGACAACAAGAGATCAACAATTACTAAAAATCTCTGAAGTTGATTCAGAATACGAGTTGAAGCTCTTGGGTGACAATGAAGCTCTTCGACTCTTTAGCTTGCATGCTTTCAAGAAAGATGAACCATTTGATGAGTATGTGGACCTCGCTAAACAAATAATACAATATGCTAAGGGCCTTCCATTGGCTTTAGCAGTGCTAGGTTCGGATCTAAAGGGTAAAAGTACACATCAATGGAAGAGTGCATTGAATAAGTATAAAAACATTCCCAATAGAAATATTCAGAAAGTATGTTTAGTGAGTTATGAAGGATTAGATAATAATGAGAAGGAAATGTTCCTTGATATTGCCTGTTTCTTCAAAGGAAAACCTTTGCCAGATATCATGAACATATTTGACAGTTGTGGTTTTTTTCCAAATGATGGTATCGATAGGCTTAAAGACAAGTGTCTTATTACTATTGAAGGTGGGTTTGTTTGGATGCATGACTTGCTACAAGATATGGGTCGAGAAATTGTTCGTCTAGAATCACCCAACGAACCTGGTCAGCGTAGTAGATTGTTTTTTCATGAAGATGTCCGTCATGTGTTGGAAGAAAGCATG TACCAGGGCACAAACAAAGTTGCAGGCATGATAATAGAAATGCCCAAAGGCGAGGAAGTGATAAGCTTGAATTCCGAAGCATTTGTACAGATGAAAAGACTTAGAGTGCTTATCAATCGCAATGCAAGTTTTTCAAGTGGACCTAATTATCTctccaatgaattaagagtaCTTGATTGGTTTGAATATCCGCTACAATCTTTGCCACCCAATTTCCATGGAAATAAACTCATTATCTTTAAAATGCGTGGTGGCTTCATCAGGGAGTTAAGCTTCATCAAGTTTAAG AATATGACAATTATGAAATTCAGTGActgtgatttcttaacaaaagttcCAGATGTTTCAAGCATcccaaatttgaaggaattgatTGCCAAAAGGTGTACAAATTTAGTTGAGGTGCATAATTCCATTGGATCCCTGGAGTATCTTtgtaaattgaatttttttggaTGCTCTAACCTTGAAATTTTTCCAATTAGCCTCAAGTTGAGATCTTTACGTAGCCTTGATCTTGGTCATTGCTCAAGCTTTCGTAGCTTTCCTGAAGTTGGGTGTGAAATGAAATCTTTAACTAGATTAATTCTATCGTCCACTGCAGTGGAAGAACTACCGTTATCAATTGGCAATCTTACTAAACTTGATGAATTATTTCTACATGGCTGCAAAAACCTTAAGCGTCTCCCAATTAACATTATTCTTCAGTTGCAACATTTCGAAAGTCTTGGGATATTTGGTGGTTGTACAAATCGAGTAAAGAAGATGGGGTATGATGGACAATCCATTCTAGCTATTGGGTCTACAACAATGGAAGACGAGATTTCATGGAATGAAGAAAAACTCCAAGAATTGGAGCCTCCAACGAATTCAAGCAATGGAAGCAATGCATTACAAGTGTTGAATCGTCAGAATTGTTTCCAATCAGAATCAAATTTCTTTCCAATATCAAGTTTCTTTACCATGTTTGATTCTTCGACCACTTTGACTTATTTAGATCTATCGGGAAGTGAATTTGTTAGCCTTCCCACCAGCATAAAAGGATTTGTTGCACTTATTGAGCTCGACTTGAGAGATTGCACAAAACTTGAAGAAATCTTAGAActtccaccaaatatagaaTTGGTAGATGCTAAGGGATGCAATTCGTTAGAAAGATTTCCAGAAGTGTCAAGAATATTGGAATTCAATGGAAGCCACATCAAATCACTACAAGGAATTGTCTTGAATGGCTGCGACAAAATGCATGAGAAGATTTGGAATTATAAAGTGCCAAATCCATCACTATGGAAG GGAGTTTGTGTCAGCCCAGATTGGGGGGTTATACAGATGTTCTGGAAG ATTATCGAGATAATGCGAGACAGAATTGGAGTTCCTTAG
- the LOC122296561 gene encoding disease resistance protein RPV1-like isoform X4 — protein MAFQLGASSSSLPSSPSIHPKNHDVFLSFRGKDVRHKFISHLNRALRQSGIKTYMDGVNLERGEQISSEVFKAIEESRISIIVFSKNYAESKWCLDELLKILECKKTFKQIVLPIFYEIKPSDVRDQKGGLGQAFTKLGKKIKDDIKLLEYWKEALEEVAKLSGLEYTAFGDDESEFIQKYIIGWINSRIVNQTPLSVAMYPVGIDCRKRDIYQHLSIERNDIIRIVGIFGTGGIGKTTISKDIYNQIYSQFEGSCFLSNIREISKQAGGLIQLQNTLLFDILGTSLDVRDTDKGINVIKHRLCSKRVLLILDDVDEVVQIEKLVGDRSWFGLGSRIIVTTRDQQLLKISEVDSEYELKLLGDNEALRLFSLHAFKKDEPFDEYVDLAKQIIQYAKGLPLALAVLGSDLKGKSTHQWKSALNKYKNIPNRNIQKVCLVSYEGLDNNEKEMFLDIACFFKGKPLPDIMNIFDSCGFFPNDGIDRLKDKCLITIEGGFVWMHDLLQDMGREIVRLESPNEPGQRSRLFFHEDVRHVLEESMYQGTNKVAGMIIEMPKGEEVISLNSEAFVQMKRLRVLINRNASFSSGPNYLSNELRVLDWFEYPLQSLPPNFHGNKLIIFKMRGGFIRELSFIKFKNMTIMKFSDCDFLTKVPDVSSIPNLKELIAKRCTNLVEVHNSIGSLEYLCKLNFFGCSNLEIFPISLKLRSLRSLDLGHCSSFRSFPEVGCEMKSLTRLILSSTAVEELPLSIGNLTKLDELFLHGCKNLKRLPINIILQLQHFESLGIFGGCTNRVKKMGYDGQSILAIGSTTMEDEISWNEEKLQELEPPTNSSNGSNALQVLNRQNCFQSESNFFPISSFFTMFDSSTTLTYLDLSGSEFVSLPTSIKGFVALIELDLRDCTKLEEILELPPNIELVDAKGCNSLERFPEVSRILEFNGSHIKSLQGIVLNGCDKMHEKIWNYKVPNPSLWKGVCVSPDWGVIQMFWKVQIDPLFLISSQKM, from the exons ATGGCCTTTCAATTAGgagcttcttcatcttctttacCATCATCTCCTTCCATCCATCCAAAGAATCATGATGTATTCTTGAGCTTTAGAGGTAAAGATGTTCGCCACAAGTTTATTTCTCATCTAAACCGAGCTTTACGTCAAAGTGGAATCAAGACTTATATGGATGGTGTCAACCTTGAGAGAGGAGAGCAAATTTCATCAGAAGTTTTTAAAGCTATTGAAGAGTCAAGAATTTCGATCATtgtattttctaaaaattatgCAGAATCCAAATGGTGCTTAGACGAGCTATTGAAGATTCTTGAATGCAAAAAAACATTCAAACAAATTGTTTTACCGATATTCTATGAGATAAAACCATCAGACGTACGAGATCAAAAAGGAGGCCTTGGACAAGCATTCACTAAACTTGGAAAGAAAATCAAGGATGACATAAAGTTGCTGGAGTATTGGAAGGAAGCTTTAGAAGAAGTAGCCAAATTGTCTGGGTTGGAATATACAGCGTTCGG ggaTGATGAGTCAGAATTTATCCAAAAGTACATCATTGGGTGGATCAACTCAAGAATAGTAAACCAAACACCTCTAAGCGTTGCCATGTATCCAGTTGGGATAGATTGTCGTAAACGAGACATTTATCAGCATCTAAGTATTGAAAGGAATGATATTATACGTATTGTAGGGATATTCGGAACTGGTGGAATTGGTAAGACAACTATTTCAAAAGATATTTATAACCAGATTTACTCTCAATTTGAAGGAAGTTGTTTCTTGAGTAATATTAgagaaatttcaaaacaagcAGGAGGTCTGATTCAGCTGCAAAATACCCTTCTTTTTGATATTTTAGGAACAAGTTTGGATGTTCGTGATACTGACAAAGGAATCAATGTGATTAAGCACAGACTTTGCTCTAAAAGGGTTCTactaattcttgatgatgtggatgagGTTGtccaaattgaaaaattagtTGGAGATCGTAGTTGGTTTGGTTTGGGAAGTAGAATTATCGTGACAACAAGAGATCAACAATTACTAAAAATCTCTGAAGTTGATTCAGAATACGAGTTGAAGCTCTTGGGTGACAATGAAGCTCTTCGACTCTTTAGCTTGCATGCTTTCAAGAAAGATGAACCATTTGATGAGTATGTGGACCTCGCTAAACAAATAATACAATATGCTAAGGGCCTTCCATTGGCTTTAGCAGTGCTAGGTTCGGATCTAAAGGGTAAAAGTACACATCAATGGAAGAGTGCATTGAATAAGTATAAAAACATTCCCAATAGAAATATTCAGAAAGTATGTTTAGTGAGTTATGAAGGATTAGATAATAATGAGAAGGAAATGTTCCTTGATATTGCCTGTTTCTTCAAAGGAAAACCTTTGCCAGATATCATGAACATATTTGACAGTTGTGGTTTTTTTCCAAATGATGGTATCGATAGGCTTAAAGACAAGTGTCTTATTACTATTGAAGGTGGGTTTGTTTGGATGCATGACTTGCTACAAGATATGGGTCGAGAAATTGTTCGTCTAGAATCACCCAACGAACCTGGTCAGCGTAGTAGATTGTTTTTTCATGAAGATGTCCGTCATGTGTTGGAAGAAAGCATG TACCAGGGCACAAACAAAGTTGCAGGCATGATAATAGAAATGCCCAAAGGCGAGGAAGTGATAAGCTTGAATTCCGAAGCATTTGTACAGATGAAAAGACTTAGAGTGCTTATCAATCGCAATGCAAGTTTTTCAAGTGGACCTAATTATCTctccaatgaattaagagtaCTTGATTGGTTTGAATATCCGCTACAATCTTTGCCACCCAATTTCCATGGAAATAAACTCATTATCTTTAAAATGCGTGGTGGCTTCATCAGGGAGTTAAGCTTCATCAAGTTTAAG AATATGACAATTATGAAATTCAGTGActgtgatttcttaacaaaagttcCAGATGTTTCAAGCATcccaaatttgaaggaattgatTGCCAAAAGGTGTACAAATTTAGTTGAGGTGCATAATTCCATTGGATCCCTGGAGTATCTTtgtaaattgaatttttttggaTGCTCTAACCTTGAAATTTTTCCAATTAGCCTCAAGTTGAGATCTTTACGTAGCCTTGATCTTGGTCATTGCTCAAGCTTTCGTAGCTTTCCTGAAGTTGGGTGTGAAATGAAATCTTTAACTAGATTAATTCTATCGTCCACTGCAGTGGAAGAACTACCGTTATCAATTGGCAATCTTACTAAACTTGATGAATTATTTCTACATGGCTGCAAAAACCTTAAGCGTCTCCCAATTAACATTATTCTTCAGTTGCAACATTTCGAAAGTCTTGGGATATTTGGTGGTTGTACAAATCGAGTAAAGAAGATGGGGTATGATGGACAATCCATTCTAGCTATTGGGTCTACAACAATGGAAGACGAGATTTCATGGAATGAAGAAAAACTCCAAGAATTGGAGCCTCCAACGAATTCAAGCAATGGAAGCAATGCATTACAAGTGTTGAATCGTCAGAATTGTTTCCAATCAGAATCAAATTTCTTTCCAATATCAAGTTTCTTTACCATGTTTGATTCTTCGACCACTTTGACTTATTTAGATCTATCGGGAAGTGAATTTGTTAGCCTTCCCACCAGCATAAAAGGATTTGTTGCACTTATTGAGCTCGACTTGAGAGATTGCACAAAACTTGAAGAAATCTTAGAActtccaccaaatatagaaTTGGTAGATGCTAAGGGATGCAATTCGTTAGAAAGATTTCCAGAAGTGTCAAGAATATTGGAATTCAATGGAAGCCACATCAAATCACTACAAGGAATTGTCTTGAATGGCTGCGACAAAATGCATGAGAAGATTTGGAATTATAAAGTGCCAAATCCATCACTATGGAAG GGAGTTTGTGTCAGCCCAGATTGGGGGGTTATACAGATGTTCTGGAAGGTACAAATCGATCCCTTGTTCCTCATTTCTTCACAAAAAATGTAA
- the LOC122296561 gene encoding disease resistance protein RPV1-like isoform X6 codes for MAFQLGASSSSLPSSPSIHPKNHDVFLSFRGKDVRHKFISHLNRALRQSGIKTYMDGVNLERGEQISSEVFKAIEESRISIIVFSKNYAESKWCLDELLKILECKKTFKQIVLPIFYEIKPSDVRDQKGGLGQAFTKLGKKIKDDIKLLEYWKEALEEVAKLSGLEYTAFGDDESEFIQKYIIGWINSRIVNQTPLSVAMYPVGIDCRKRDIYQHLSIERNDIIRIVGIFGTGGIGKTTISKDIYNQIYSQFEGSCFLSNIREISKQAGGLIQLQNTLLFDILGTSLDVRDTDKGINVIKHRLCSKRVLLILDDVDEVVQIEKLVGDRSWFGLGSRIIVTTRDQQLLKISEVDSEYELKLLGDNEALRLFSLHAFKKDEPFDEYVDLAKQIIQYAKGLPLALAVLGSDLKGKSTHQWKSALNKYKNIPNRNIQKVCLVSYEGLDNNEKEMFLDIACFFKGKPLPDIMNIFDSCGFFPNDGIDRLKDKCLITIEGGFVWMHDLLQDMGREIVRLESPNEPGQRSRLFFHEDVRHVLEESMYQGTNKVAGMIIEMPKGEEVISLNSEAFVQMKRLRVLINRNASFSSGPNYLSNELRVLDWFEYPLQSLPPNFHGNKLIIFKMRGGFIRELSFIKFKNMTIMKFSDCDFLTKVPDVSSIPNLKELIAKRCTNLVEVHNSIGSLEYLCKLNFFGCSNLEIFPISLKLRSLRSLDLGHCSSFRSFPEVGCEMKSLTRLILSSTAVEELPLSIGNLTKLDELFLHGCKNLKRLPINIILQLQHFESLGIFGGCTNRVKKMGYDGQSILAIGSTTMEDEISWNEEKLQELEPPTNSSNGSNALQVLNRQNCFQSESNFFPISSFFTMFDSSTTLTYLDLSGSEFVSLPTSIKGFVALIELDLRDCTKLEEILELPPNIELVDAKGCNSLERFPEVSRILEFNGSHIKSLQGIVLNGCDKMHEKIWNYKVPNPSLWKIIEIMRDRIGVP; via the exons ATGGCCTTTCAATTAGgagcttcttcatcttctttacCATCATCTCCTTCCATCCATCCAAAGAATCATGATGTATTCTTGAGCTTTAGAGGTAAAGATGTTCGCCACAAGTTTATTTCTCATCTAAACCGAGCTTTACGTCAAAGTGGAATCAAGACTTATATGGATGGTGTCAACCTTGAGAGAGGAGAGCAAATTTCATCAGAAGTTTTTAAAGCTATTGAAGAGTCAAGAATTTCGATCATtgtattttctaaaaattatgCAGAATCCAAATGGTGCTTAGACGAGCTATTGAAGATTCTTGAATGCAAAAAAACATTCAAACAAATTGTTTTACCGATATTCTATGAGATAAAACCATCAGACGTACGAGATCAAAAAGGAGGCCTTGGACAAGCATTCACTAAACTTGGAAAGAAAATCAAGGATGACATAAAGTTGCTGGAGTATTGGAAGGAAGCTTTAGAAGAAGTAGCCAAATTGTCTGGGTTGGAATATACAGCGTTCGG ggaTGATGAGTCAGAATTTATCCAAAAGTACATCATTGGGTGGATCAACTCAAGAATAGTAAACCAAACACCTCTAAGCGTTGCCATGTATCCAGTTGGGATAGATTGTCGTAAACGAGACATTTATCAGCATCTAAGTATTGAAAGGAATGATATTATACGTATTGTAGGGATATTCGGAACTGGTGGAATTGGTAAGACAACTATTTCAAAAGATATTTATAACCAGATTTACTCTCAATTTGAAGGAAGTTGTTTCTTGAGTAATATTAgagaaatttcaaaacaagcAGGAGGTCTGATTCAGCTGCAAAATACCCTTCTTTTTGATATTTTAGGAACAAGTTTGGATGTTCGTGATACTGACAAAGGAATCAATGTGATTAAGCACAGACTTTGCTCTAAAAGGGTTCTactaattcttgatgatgtggatgagGTTGtccaaattgaaaaattagtTGGAGATCGTAGTTGGTTTGGTTTGGGAAGTAGAATTATCGTGACAACAAGAGATCAACAATTACTAAAAATCTCTGAAGTTGATTCAGAATACGAGTTGAAGCTCTTGGGTGACAATGAAGCTCTTCGACTCTTTAGCTTGCATGCTTTCAAGAAAGATGAACCATTTGATGAGTATGTGGACCTCGCTAAACAAATAATACAATATGCTAAGGGCCTTCCATTGGCTTTAGCAGTGCTAGGTTCGGATCTAAAGGGTAAAAGTACACATCAATGGAAGAGTGCATTGAATAAGTATAAAAACATTCCCAATAGAAATATTCAGAAAGTATGTTTAGTGAGTTATGAAGGATTAGATAATAATGAGAAGGAAATGTTCCTTGATATTGCCTGTTTCTTCAAAGGAAAACCTTTGCCAGATATCATGAACATATTTGACAGTTGTGGTTTTTTTCCAAATGATGGTATCGATAGGCTTAAAGACAAGTGTCTTATTACTATTGAAGGTGGGTTTGTTTGGATGCATGACTTGCTACAAGATATGGGTCGAGAAATTGTTCGTCTAGAATCACCCAACGAACCTGGTCAGCGTAGTAGATTGTTTTTTCATGAAGATGTCCGTCATGTGTTGGAAGAAAGCATG TACCAGGGCACAAACAAAGTTGCAGGCATGATAATAGAAATGCCCAAAGGCGAGGAAGTGATAAGCTTGAATTCCGAAGCATTTGTACAGATGAAAAGACTTAGAGTGCTTATCAATCGCAATGCAAGTTTTTCAAGTGGACCTAATTATCTctccaatgaattaagagtaCTTGATTGGTTTGAATATCCGCTACAATCTTTGCCACCCAATTTCCATGGAAATAAACTCATTATCTTTAAAATGCGTGGTGGCTTCATCAGGGAGTTAAGCTTCATCAAGTTTAAG AATATGACAATTATGAAATTCAGTGActgtgatttcttaacaaaagttcCAGATGTTTCAAGCATcccaaatttgaaggaattgatTGCCAAAAGGTGTACAAATTTAGTTGAGGTGCATAATTCCATTGGATCCCTGGAGTATCTTtgtaaattgaatttttttggaTGCTCTAACCTTGAAATTTTTCCAATTAGCCTCAAGTTGAGATCTTTACGTAGCCTTGATCTTGGTCATTGCTCAAGCTTTCGTAGCTTTCCTGAAGTTGGGTGTGAAATGAAATCTTTAACTAGATTAATTCTATCGTCCACTGCAGTGGAAGAACTACCGTTATCAATTGGCAATCTTACTAAACTTGATGAATTATTTCTACATGGCTGCAAAAACCTTAAGCGTCTCCCAATTAACATTATTCTTCAGTTGCAACATTTCGAAAGTCTTGGGATATTTGGTGGTTGTACAAATCGAGTAAAGAAGATGGGGTATGATGGACAATCCATTCTAGCTATTGGGTCTACAACAATGGAAGACGAGATTTCATGGAATGAAGAAAAACTCCAAGAATTGGAGCCTCCAACGAATTCAAGCAATGGAAGCAATGCATTACAAGTGTTGAATCGTCAGAATTGTTTCCAATCAGAATCAAATTTCTTTCCAATATCAAGTTTCTTTACCATGTTTGATTCTTCGACCACTTTGACTTATTTAGATCTATCGGGAAGTGAATTTGTTAGCCTTCCCACCAGCATAAAAGGATTTGTTGCACTTATTGAGCTCGACTTGAGAGATTGCACAAAACTTGAAGAAATCTTAGAActtccaccaaatatagaaTTGGTAGATGCTAAGGGATGCAATTCGTTAGAAAGATTTCCAGAAGTGTCAAGAATATTGGAATTCAATGGAAGCCACATCAAATCACTACAAGGAATTGTCTTGAATGGCTGCGACAAAATGCATGAGAAGATTTGGAATTATAAAGTGCCAAATCCATCACTATGGAAG ATTATCGAGATAATGCGAGACAGAATTGGAGTTCCTTAG